A segment of the Sphingopyxis sp. OAS728 genome:
GCGTTCGAGCGTTACCCGGCCTTCGAATGATCAGCGGTCGGCAGCCACGATCGCCTTGACGAGCGCAGCGGTGTCGAGCCGGTTCTTGTCGTCGTCATAACCCTGCCGGACGATGACGAGTTCGCGCGACGGGATGACGACAAGATATTGGCCGCGGTTGCCAAAGGCACCGAAGGCATCGGCGGGGATCCCCTCCGACTTGTTGAGAAGCCAGAAGCCCGCGCCATAGCCGAACGCGCCGTCGGGCTGTGGCCCGCTCGGCGTGGTGACGAAGCGGCGCCAGTCGGCGGGAAGCAGGCGCTCGCCCTGCCACATGCCGTCGTTCTGGTAGAGAAGACCCAACCGCGCAAGATCGCGCGCCGTCGTCCACACCTGGCTCGACAGGATATAGTCGCCGTTTCGGTCATGCTCGGCGGTGGTGCGCGTCATGCCGAGGCGATCGAAGAAGCGATGGGGATTGAGCATCGTGTCGAAACGAACGGTCGCCGTAGGCTCGTTCACCCTGCGCTGCCCCTGATACAAGGCAGCCTTGAGCGACAGGACTGCGAGCAACGTGTCGTTGTTAGCATAGCGGAAGCGCGTTCCCGGCGGGTTGAGCAGCGGCCATTGCACCGTCCACGGCCGGACCAGCGATCCGCCCATATAGATCGCGTCGCTCCGGTTCCCGGCACTGTCGCTCGTAAGACCGCTGGCCATACGCATCAATTGCTCGGTCGTGATCGCACCGCGCGGATCGCCCGGGACCTGCCATTCGACGATCTGGGCGGGAGCCTTGACGTCGATCCAGCCATTGTGGACCGCATTGCCGATCAGCGTCGCGGCCATCGACTTGGCGACGGAGAACGTACGCTGCGCGGTGTGGAGATCGTGCCCCAACCAGTAGCGTTCGAACGCAATCTTGCCGTCTCTGACGATCAACAACGCGCTCGTCTTGCCGCCGAATGCTCCAACATTCGTCCCCACGTCCGCAAAGCGTGGAGCCCCGCGCGCGACGGGCGCGAGCGCATTCTTGTCGCCCAACGGCCAAGCACGGTCGTCGAGCTTCGGCCGTCCCTGATTCCGGAAGCCCGGGATCATTTGCGCAGACGCGCCGATCGGCAGGGTGACACAGCCCTCCCCACTGTCCCACATCGCGATGCGTGGGGGCATATCGTCGCGATATTTGACGCTGACGGTTTTCGTCTTGTCGTCGACATCGGCCTTGAGCTCGCGGACATCGGCCTCGATCTCGGGATAGATGCCGGTGAGTTCGTCGCGTTCGATCGCGTCGAGGGGCTTTCCCGTGCCGTTCCACAACGACGAACAAACGAACGCCGCACGATAGCCCGCCGCCCATGCGCGGTTCAGCTCGGCATTGGGCTTCGGCGCCTGCGCCGCTGCAGGCACCGCGCCGGCAAGAACCACGGCGCCGAGGACACGCAGTATATCAGGGGCGATCGCCGAAAGCCTGCCGCTGCGCCTTTTTCGCGCGATCCCACCAGGCCCGGCGAATGACATCGGCGACACGGTCGGGATCGTCCGGCCCGAAGCGGACGAGCAGCGCATGCCAGCCTTCGTAGTGCGGTGTTTGCCAGAAGGTGTCGGGATCGGTTTCAAGCAGGATTTCCTTTTCGTCGGGCTTGCACATCACTGCGAAACTGCCTGGCTCGCGGCCCGGCGAGGCGAGCGCCTTGCCGTTGAGCTTCGGACAGGGGGTACCGTAAAAGGAAAGCATTTCGACATCCGGGAGCGCACACGCGAACGCGACCACATCGTCCCAGCTATCGAATGTCGCCGTCATAATGCCGGTTTGACTCAGTCTTCCAATGTCCCGGCGGTGACCTCTATGTCGCGCCCCAAGGGCTGCATGGGCTGGAAGCGGAGGCGCGTCAACACCAGCCGGTCGCTCTGAATATCGAGATCGTAGAAGGCGTTGCCCCCGCGCGGACAGCATTCGCCGTCGCCTTCGCGCGCGACCGGAGCCGAAGCGAACATCTCGTCGAATGCGAATTGCGCCGGACCGCGGAGCCAGTAGCCGGTCGGCAGCAGCTTGCCGCCCTGCTCCGCCCAGTCGGACAAATCGACGCGCCGCCATTTCGGTGCGGCAGTGTCGCTGACGAACAGCGCGTCGGCGTTGCCGCCGCCGCTACCGGCGAGCGTGCCGCCGACATGGATCAGCCGACGCTTGTCGCCGTCGACCACCAGATCGGGCGTCCCGATCGACCCCGAGCTTTCGGTGAAGCCCGCGAGCGTCGCCTTTCCTGCCTTGTCTTGTGACAGCAGCACCAACATGCGCGCCGGCGGTCCGTCGCGCGGCGAAAGAAGCATTTTCTGCCACAGCAAAGCGGTTGCGGGATCGTCGCCGTTGATCCGGCCGCTCGCCTCGACGCTGCATTTTCCGCCAAAGTCGTAGAGGCATCGCTGCGCGATATTGGTGATCCGCGCGCGCGTCAGCGCGATCTTCGCCGTCACCTCCGCAGCGGTGCATTTGGTTTCAATAGTGCCGCCTGGACAGGACAGGATCGGTGTCGCTGCAGCGGCAAGGACAAGCGCCAATGCCATGATGACTACCCCAGTTCCGGCGCGACCCGATTGGCGCCAAAACTATACCCATGCACCGCGCGGGGCAAGGGTGACGTCATTCCTTCACGCGCCGCCGCTCATCCCACCAGGCGAGGCGCTCGGCGATGCGCTTTTCGAACCCGCGATCGACGGGCCGGTAAAAGGCGGCCGGCGCCATCTCGTCGGGCCAATAATTATCGCCTGAGAAGCCGTCGGGCGCATCATGATCATAGCTATAGCCTTCGCCATAACCCAAATCTTTCATCAGCTTGGTCGGGGCGTTGAGGATGTTGGCAGGAGGCGCGAGGCTGCCGGTGTCGCGTGCCGCCGCCCATGCCGCTTTCTGCGCCGCATAGGCGGCGTTCGACTTGGGCGCGGTCGCGCAATAGAGGCACGCCTGCACGATCGCGAGTTCGCCTTCGGGCGAGCCGAGGAACTGATAAGCGTCCTTGGCGGCGAGGCATTGCACCAGCGCCTGCGGGTCGGCGAGGCCGATATCCTCGCTCGCGAAGCGAACGAGTCGGCGCAGCACGTAGAGCGGCTCCTCGCCGGCGACGAGCATGCGCGCAAGCCAATAGAGCGCCGCCTGCGGGTCCGATCCACGCAACGCCTTATGCAGCGCCGAGATCAGATTATAATGGCCGTCGCGATCCTTGTCATAGACCGGCATGCGGCGATGCAGGAACTGCGCGAGTTCGGCGGGATCGAGCGGCACATCGATCGCGGTCGCGAACAGCGTTTCGACCTGGTTGAGCAGGAAGCGGCCGTCGCCGTCGGCGCTCGACACCAGCGCGGCCTTGGCGTCGTCGGTGACAGGAAGACTGCGCCCGACCTCGGCTTCGGCGCGATCGATCAGCGTCGCCAGCGCGTCTTCGCCCAAGCGGTTCAGCACCAGCACCTGCGCCCGCGACAGGAGCGCCGCGTTTAGCGCGAAGCTGGGGTTTTCGGTGGTGGCGCCGACAAGCACCACGGTGCCGCGTTCGACATAGGGCAAAAACCCGTCCTGTTGCGCGCGATTGAAGCGATGGATCTCGTCGACGAAAAGCAACGTCCTTTTGCCCGCTGCCGCCATCTTCTCGGCATCGGCGAAGGCTTGCCTGAGGTCGGCAACGCCGGAAAAGACCGCCGACAACGGTGCGAAGCGCATGCCCACCGCCTCGGCAAGCAACCGCGCGATCGTCGTCTTGCCCGTGCCCGGCGGGCCCCAGAGGATGATCGACGACAATTGCCCCGCCGCGACCATCCGCCCGATCGCGCCTTCGGGGCCGGTCAGATGCTCCTGTCCGACGACATCGGCGAGCGTGCGCGGGCGTAACCGTTCGGCGAGCGGGACAGGGCCGGTCGCGCCGCCCTGCTTGGCCGCGGGCACCTCTTCGCCAAACAGATCCCCGGCCATCGGACGCTCAGCCCCGGCGCCGCTGCTTCTGGCGGATCAGGCGGATATAGGTATCGGCAACCGCCTGGTTGATCGCGTCCCATTGATAGGCGCCGCTTTCGAGCACCGCCGCCGCGCCATGTTCGGCGCGGAGCTGGATATCGCGGCAATAGCGCTGAAGATGATCGGCGAAACCCGTGATCGAGCCCGGCGAAACAAGATAGCCGGTCTGGCCGTGCTTGACGATGCTCGCGCTGCCGGTCGCGCGCGCCGCGACGACGGGAAGGCCGCACGCCATGGCTTCGAGAGTCACATTGCCGAAGGTCTCGGTGACCGAAGGATTGAAGAAAATGTCGCACGAAGCGAGCGCATGCGCGAGATCCGCGCCCCCCTGGAAGCCGACGAAATTGGCGTCGGGCAGGCGCGATTCGAACCATTCGCCCGCGGGCCCCTCGCCGATCACGACGACCTTGTGCCGCACGCCGCGCCGCTGGAGCACGTCGATCGCGTCGGCAAAGACGTCGAGCCCCTTTTCCATCACCAGCCGCCCGAG
Coding sequences within it:
- a CDS encoding serine hydrolase; the protein is MVLAGAVPAAAQAPKPNAELNRAWAAGYRAAFVCSSLWNGTGKPLDAIERDELTGIYPEIEADVRELKADVDDKTKTVSVKYRDDMPPRIAMWDSGEGCVTLPIGASAQMIPGFRNQGRPKLDDRAWPLGDKNALAPVARGAPRFADVGTNVGAFGGKTSALLIVRDGKIAFERYWLGHDLHTAQRTFSVAKSMAATLIGNAVHNGWIDVKAPAQIVEWQVPGDPRGAITTEQLMRMASGLTSDSAGNRSDAIYMGGSLVRPWTVQWPLLNPPGTRFRYANNDTLLAVLSLKAALYQGQRRVNEPTATVRFDTMLNPHRFFDRLGMTRTTAEHDRNGDYILSSQVWTTARDLARLGLLYQNDGMWQGERLLPADWRRFVTTPSGPQPDGAFGYGAGFWLLNKSEGIPADAFGAFGNRGQYLVVIPSRELVIVRQGYDDDKNRLDTAALVKAIVAADR
- a CDS encoding MmcQ/YjbR family DNA-binding protein, producing MTATFDSWDDVVAFACALPDVEMLSFYGTPCPKLNGKALASPGREPGSFAVMCKPDEKEILLETDPDTFWQTPHYEGWHALLVRFGPDDPDRVADVIRRAWWDRAKKAQRQAFGDRP
- a CDS encoding replication-associated recombination protein A, producing the protein MAGDLFGEEVPAAKQGGATGPVPLAERLRPRTLADVVGQEHLTGPEGAIGRMVAAGQLSSIILWGPPGTGKTTIARLLAEAVGMRFAPLSAVFSGVADLRQAFADAEKMAAAGKRTLLFVDEIHRFNRAQQDGFLPYVERGTVVLVGATTENPSFALNAALLSRAQVLVLNRLGEDALATLIDRAEAEVGRSLPVTDDAKAALVSSADGDGRFLLNQVETLFATAIDVPLDPAELAQFLHRRMPVYDKDRDGHYNLISALHKALRGSDPQAALYWLARMLVAGEEPLYVLRRLVRFASEDIGLADPQALVQCLAAKDAYQFLGSPEGELAIVQACLYCATAPKSNAAYAAQKAAWAAARDTGSLAPPANILNAPTKLMKDLGYGEGYSYDHDAPDGFSGDNYWPDEMAPAAFYRPVDRGFEKRIAERLAWWDERRRVKE